Genomic segment of Rhodospirillales bacterium:
CCGCTTTCTTGAGGCGGATTTCCTTCGGCTTGATCTTGGTGCCGAAGGCGCGCGAGGTTTCCGCGCTCATGGCTGAGCGCCCTTATCGGGGCGCGGTTTGTCCAAGGGACGCGCCTCGTCGGCCAGCATGATCGGAATCCCGTCGCGGATCGGATAGGCGAGTTGGGCCTGATCGCTGAT
This window contains:
- a CDS encoding Trm112 family protein — translated: MTARQVDPKLLEILVCPLTKGPLRYDAQAQELISDQAQLAYPIRDGIPIMLADEARPLDKPRPDKGAQP